TCCTGCTCGAGCGGCCCCGCATACCGGCGCTCTCCCGTGGCGTCGTCCCAGGTGGGGTCGGTGCGCTGCACCTGCTGGTCGGTCACCACATAGGTGCGCACGAACTGCTCCTGGGTGGCCGCGGCCGAGATGCGCATCGGGTAGAGCAGCGCCATCGAGTCGAACGTCAGGTGCAGCGGCTGGATCTCGCCGTCCAGCGCCTGCGAGTCCGGGTCGATACGCACCGCCACGTAGAACCACCCCTCGGACACGTAGGGAAGCAGGGCCTCGGCGACGGCGTCACCCATGACGTAGTCGTGCGCGTCCAGCCACTCGGAGAGCCCGTCCGCATCGCTGGCCGAGAGCACACTCACCTCGAGCGGACCCAGCGTCACGGAGCTCATGACGTCGACCGTCGACCCCGCCGCCGACGCCTCGTCAGCAGAGGCGCCACCGGCGCCGCTCTCCGGCCACCAGCGGTAGTCCACCTCCACCCGGGGGGCGATCATCTGCTCGAGGCGTGCGAAGACCGCCGGATCGGCGAGCTCGACCTCCGCGGGCGAGGGCGTGGGGATCAGCAGGGCCCCCTCCGGTGCCTGGGAGAGCATGTCCAGCTGGAGGACGATCTGCTCGGTCTCGCCGTCCCACGCGACGACCGCCTCCTCCCGGCCGACAGCGATGTCGTAACCCTCCTCGGCCACGGCCGCGCCGCAGCCGCAGGCCTCGGCGGGCTCGGGCACGAGCACCAGCCCGGACGTGAGGCCGAGCGCGAGGCCGGCCGTGGCGACGGTCCGACGAATGAGAGAGCTGCCGCGAGTGCGGGGGCCCCGGAGCGTCGTCATACGTTTTACGGTAGGGCAGCGATCGGCGCGAAACCGGGCTCGATGCCATATCGAGACCTTGCCCGAGGCGATCGTGACCATTCCGTTGTCCGCCCTGCACAGGACCTGCACAGCGAGCCCCGCGTCGTGACAGACGATACCCACCGGGGGTACCATGAGGCGTGACCAAGCGGCGATGCAGGGGAGCACTCCGATGACCGAGCAGACCATGGCGCCCGACGCCCCCGTCGAGGCGACCTCCCACGGGTACACCCCGGAGAAGGAGGCCTACCTCAAGCGACTGCGGCGGGTGGAGGGCCAGGTGCGAGGGATCGCCCGAATGGTCGAGAGCGATACCTACTGCATCGACGTGCTCACGCAGATCTCCGCCGTCACGAAGGCCTTGCAGGCCGTCGCCCTCGGGCTGCTCGACGATCACCTCGCGCACTGCGTGGTCGACGCGGCCCGGCGTTCTCCCGAGGAGGGCGCGGAGAAGGTCGAGGAAGCCAGCGCCGCCATCGCCCGGCTCGTCCGTTCCTGAAATCGAGAGGATCCCCATGACCACCACCACGATCGAGGTCACCGGCATGACGTGCGGCAACTGCGTCGCCCACGTCACCGAGGAACTCCAGGAGATCGACGGCGTCACCGACGTCAGCGTCGACCTCC
Above is a window of Ruania suaedae DNA encoding:
- a CDS encoding DUF2330 domain-containing protein, encoding MTTLRGPRTRGSSLIRRTVATAGLALGLTSGLVLVPEPAEACGCGAAVAEEGYDIAVGREEAVVAWDGETEQIVLQLDMLSQAPEGALLIPTPSPAEVELADPAVFARLEQMIAPRVEVDYRWWPESGAGGASADEASAAGSTVDVMSSVTLGPLEVSVLSASDADGLSEWLDAHDYVMGDAVAEALLPYVSEGWFYVAVRIDPDSQALDGEIQPLHLTFDSMALLYPMRISAAATQEQFVRTYVVTDQQVQRTDPTWDDATGERRYAGPLEQEAGDETLSWLATEGAYLTVFDQRFTDPGEQIVSDFTFAPAPEAGDHREVAHVVRMREILGLPAGPVLVGLGGAGVFIALVVLAVVRGRRAERGASGA
- a CDS encoding metal-sensitive transcriptional regulator, which codes for MTEQTMAPDAPVEATSHGYTPEKEAYLKRLRRVEGQVRGIARMVESDTYCIDVLTQISAVTKALQAVALGLLDDHLAHCVVDAARRSPEEGAEKVEEASAAIARLVRS
- a CDS encoding heavy-metal-associated domain-containing protein, with amino-acid sequence MTTTTIEVTGMTCGNCVAHVTEELQEIDGVTDVSVDLRAGTPSPVTLTSSTSLEEAAIRAAVDEAGYEVTAIR